Below is a window of Culturomica massiliensis DNA.
GGTGTTGCCGGCACCGGAATGCCCGGAAGATTATCCATTACCAAATTTTTAGCCATGAAACGGATACCGATATATTATCTTTTTATTTTTCTGTTTTTCTGTTTTTCTTGTTCGGAAGATATGCCTGAGGAGTGTATTATACCGGAAAGTACAATAACCGAGACGTTTTTTCTCCCTACTTCTGTCATTGCATTTATGGACGTATATGAAGACCCGTTCCGGATGAGGACGACCGCTGCCGTTTCTGATGTTGTGAGCCAGATAAGGTATATCATTTATAACGAATCCGGTGACCGTGTACAGGAGGAGGTCCTGACCGAAACTGAAATAGAATCCGGTTTCCGGGTTACTTTGCCCGCCGGTGAATACCGGATGTGTGTGCTTGGGGAAGGGCGGGTTGTAAATTATACGCCTGTCGGGTATCCGCCTGTTGAGGTACAGGCAGAACCGGCATTGGGAGATATATGGGTCGCTGCCGAACAGAGGTCCCGCGCTGCAGTATACCACGATTATTTTTTTGCCGGTCTGTCTTTCACAGCCGGTAGTCCGGGGGTAAAATCTGTTGTCCTTAGAAGAATTACGGGGTTGGTACAGGTTGATATGAAAAAGGTGGCCCCGGATATTGTCTTACATACGATTTCAATCGGTTTTTCCGTCAACCGGATGTATAATAATTTTCATACGGACGGTCGTTATAGCTGTTCCGGCCAATTTACAGAGAGTACCTCTCCTTATGCCATCTTTCATACCTTGCGGCATAATCCGGAAACAGGATATTACGAAGGTGTTTATTTCCCGACTCTCCCGGATAATTTCGATTGTACGCTTATCATCAGTTACAGGCAAAACGGACGGGTCCGCAACCGTCGTATCCTTCTGTCCGATTTACCGGTAAAAGCCAATCAAAGGACACGCCTGTCCTTGGTGTTGGAATAAATATAGCGCTGGCGTTTATTCGGCTCTTCCCGATAACATACCGTAAAGTAGAAACAAGCCCGGAATTATATGTTAATTTTGCCGCCTTTAAGTGAAATTGAATGACGGTAAAGGAAAACTTTTTTGTCCGGTTTCCGTTTTTCTGAGGTATAAATGAAATAATAATTGAATGAGAAAATTAATGATTTGGGCTTTGGCCTGTATATTGGGAAATTCAGTGTTTGCAGAAGGATATCAGGTAAATGTTTTGAGCGCTAAACAGACGGGCATGGGACATGTCGGAACGGGAATGAAACTGGGGGCTGAGAGTATGCATTTTAATCCGGCCGGGCTTGTTTGGCTGAACAACCATATGGACATTTCAGTCGGCGTGTCGGCTGTCGCAGCTAAGGCTAAGTATACCCATGACGGTTATTCGGCAAAGACGGATAATCCGTTAAGTACGCCTTTATATGCCTATGCCGGTTACCGGATATACGATAATCTGGCAGCCGGAATCAGTTTGACGACACCTTACGGGAATGGCTTGAAATGGCCGAAAAATTGGGCGGGAGTCAATTTAATACAGGATATTTCGTTGAGATCTTATGTGTTACAACCGACTCTTTCTTATAAGATTACGGATAAATTGAGTGTGGGTGTGGGTTTGATGTTGGCGATCGGAAATGTCAATTTATCCCGGGCTCTTATGAGTACGGCCGATTTTCAGATGATCGGTAATATTATCGAGCAGTTGCCGTTGCCCGAAGAGCAAAAGAAATATTTTGTCGAGACGATCCGGGATAATAAGTTCCCGCCTGCAGCGGCAACACTGGATGGGAAAGCCGGTGTGCGTGCCGGATTTAATATCGGCGTGTTGTATGACATTTCCGATAAAGTATCAGTAGGGATATCCTATCGTTCTAAAATAAAAATGCGGGTAAAAGAAGGAGATGCTTCTTTGGACTATGCCAATCGCGCTGTGGAGGATTTGATGGGAACTTTAGGAAAATTGGCGCCGATGTTTGCCGTGCCTAAATACGATCAGGGATCGTTCCGGGCAGAATTGCCCCTCCCTTCCAATACGACTATCGGCGTTAGTTACCGGCCGACAAACCGTTGGGAGTTGGCATTGGATTTACAATATGTCGGATGGAATGCTTACGATTCGCTGAATGTTTATTTTAATGAACCGGAATTGGGAATTTCACCGATTAAGGCTAAGAAGGATTATAAAAATACCATTATAGCGCGTATCGGTGCCGAGTATAAGGCAACGGACCGCCTGGATGTTCGTGCCGGTGTATATTTCGACCAAAGTCCGATTCGTAAGAATAATTATAATCCGGAAACACCGGGTATGAATAAAATCGGTATGTCTGCCGGATTGTCTTTCGAACCGTATAAAAATCTGCAATTCGATTTTGCATTCCTGTATATTCAGGGTATCGGGCGGGACGGTTCCTATACCTATAATAATATCGTAATACCGACCCAGATCGATACTTTTAGCGGACATTATACATCCAGTGCTATTACAGCTTCTTTGGGGGTATCGTATAAATTCTGACCTATCGGTAAAGAATTTGTAATTGTAGTACGTGTGAAAAACGGAGTCTGAATTCATTTTCAGACTCCGTTTTTTGTTTTTCAAAGTTCATATAAATTGTAAATTTTAGATTGTAAATTTTAAATTATCCGGCAACCAGATTCGTGATCAATTCTTTCAGTCTAAAATCGTCAATATAAAATCTGTAATTAAAACGTTCGACAAACGTTGAAGGTTAATTGGTAAGTTTCAATTCGCAGTATTAAAAACTATATTTTAAAATAATTTAATAATAATGCTTGTAAATTTAAAAAAGTGGTGTATATTTGAGCGAAATTTTGAAATTGCTTGGGATATTTTCATTTAGATTTACGGTTTTTTGGAGTTACAGGGGGAATTGTGGATTCAATCTAAAATCGTCAATCTGAAAATCTACAATTAAAAAATAGTTTATTACTGATGTGTGCTGATAAGAGAGCTTATTCTTTGGATGCTTTAAGAGGCTATGCTATTTTGACGATGATACTTTCGGCAACGATTGCCTTCGGCATTTTACCCGGTTGGATGTATCATGCACAGGTTCCTCCTCCTGATCATCATTTTGATCCGACGGTATATGGAATCACATGGGTGGATTTGGTTTTTCCTTTTTTTCTGTTTGCTATGGGAGCGGCTTTCCCTTTTTCTATCGGTAAAAAACTTGCTGGAGGTGTTTCCCGGGTTTGTTTATTGAAAGCTGCTTTGCTGAGAGGGGGGCAACTTACTTTTTTTGCCATTTACATACAGCATTTATACCCCTGGACGTTGAGTTCGCCCCAGGACAGCCGGGCCTGGCTTATATCGCTGGGTGGATTTGTTTTGCTGTTTCCGATGTTTATGCGGCTCCCGTTTAAGTTGCCGGAGTGGGGACACCGTGCGGTAAAGGCCGGGGCTTTTTTGGTCGGAGCTTTGATTTTGGTGAATCTGTCTTATGCCGGAGGAAGGGAATTTTCTTTCGGATACAGCAATATTATTGTACTGGTATTGGCGAACATGGCTGTTTTCGGATCATGCATTTATATTCTGACGTTTGGGAAGCCTTGGGTATGTGTTGGCGTATTGCCTTTCGTGATGGCTGTGTTTCTCGGAAGTACGACAGAGGGTTCCTGGGTGAAGGTTTTGTTTGATTATACGCCGGTTCCCTGGATGTATCATTTTAATTATCTGAAGTATCTGTTTATTGTTATTCCGGGAATTGTAGCCGGAGAGTATTTACAGGAGTGGATGCGGCAGGCAAGCTCTTCAAAGGATAACAGAAGAAAATGTGTGCCCGTTTGTTTGATCATATTGACGCTTGGGTTGATTGTGGGTAACTTATGCGGTTTGTATGCCCGTTGGCTATTGGTAAATCTTTGTGTGACCGTTTTATTGCTGATTTTCGGATTGTTATTGTTACGGAAAGGGGCGGGTGATTATGAGCGGCTTTGGAAAAAGTTATTTTATACGGGAGGTTATCTGTTGTTGCTGGGACTTTTTTTCGAAGCTTTCGAAGGGGGAATTCGTAAGGATCATTCTACGTACAGTTATTATTTTGTGACTTCCGGTCTGGCTTTTATGGCCTTGCTTTTTTTCAATATAATGTGTGATTACTATCCGTACCGGAAGGCTTTGAAATTTTTGATTATGGCCGGACAAAATCCGATGATTGCTTATGTTGCGACGAGTCTGGTCGTTATGCCTTTGCTGGGATTACTGGGGATGACTCCTTATCTGGAGCTGTTGGACAATAACGCATGGCTGGGGTTTTTGAAGGGAATCGTTTTGACGATGCTATCTGCTGGGGTGGCTGTTTTGTTTACGCGTATCCGGTGGTTTTGGAGAACCTGACCGATGACGTATGAATGGTGAAATGAATGAATGCTATATAATAATTGTGTAAAACTAATTTACTATGGAAAAAGGATCGAATAACCGAAGGGATTTTTTGAAAAAAATGGCTTGTGGAGCTTCTGCTTTTATGCTGCCGTCGATGCTTTCAGCCTCAGAGGGGCATGTGGATTTGGAAAAATTAGGGGCGATGGAAAGTGGAAGCCGGGCTTCGGAAAAATTGGACAACAAGCGTTTCGAAACACCGGGAATATTTAAGGGGATGCCGATTAAAGCGACTTTTTTGGATGAGGTCAGTTGGGATATTCCCCATCAGAATTGGGGGATAAAGGAATGGGATGCCGATTTCAGGGCGATGAAGAGAATGGGGATCGACACTGTCGTTATGATTCGTTCGGGCCTGGGAAAATGGATCGCTTCTCCTTTCGATTCGCTGTTGGCTACGGAAGATGTGTATTATCCTCCTGTAGATCTGGTCGAATTGTTTTTGACTTTGGCTGATAAATACGATATGAAATATTTTTTCGGTATGTATGATTCCGGGAAATATTGGATAGAGGGTTCTTTTCAGAAGGAGATCGATTTGAATATGCGGTTGATTGATGAAGTATGGAAAAAATACGGGCATCATCGCTCTTTCCAGGGATGGTATTTGTCACAGGAAATCAGCCGCCGCACCAAAAATATGTCGAAAATTTACGCTGAAGTCGGCAAACATGCCAAAGCTGTATCCGGGAATCTGACGACATTGGTTTCGCCTTATATTCATGGCGTAAAAACCGATCAGGTGATGTCCGGAGATCAGGCAATTTCTGTGCAGCAGCATGAAGCGGAGTGGAATGAGATTTTGGATAATGTGAAGGGGGCTGTGGATATTTTAGCATTTCAGGACGGTCAGGTCGATTATCATGAGTTGCCCGGCTACCTGGAGATCAATAAGAAGCTGGCCGATAAATACGGTATGCATTGCTGGACCAACATCGAGTCTTTTGACCGGGATATGCCGATTCGGTTTTTCCCGATCAAATGGGAGAAATTGTTATTGAAATTGGAAGCAGCCCGGAAGGCCGGTATGGAAAATGCCATAACATTTGAATTTTCTCATTTTATGAGTCCTAATTCGGCCTATCTGCAGGCGCCCTGTTTGTATGAGCGGTATTGTGAACATTTCGGTATAAAACTTTAATGGTATCGGCTAATGAAAAATAGAATAATTTTATCGGTTGTATTTGCCGCTTTGTTTTTTTGCAGCGCTTGCTCCGGGCCTAAAACCGAGGTTTTGGTGATCGGAGGAAGTGCCAGCGGTGTGGCTGCGGGTATTCAGTCGGCACGTCTGGGAGCAAAGACGATCATATTGGAAGAACATTTGTGGCTGGGAGGTATGTTGACATCGGCAGGCGTCAGTGCCGTAGACGGTAATTACAGAATGCCGGCCGGGATATTCGGTGAATTCAGGGATAGCTTGGTGGCTCACTACGGGAGTCTGGGGGCTCTGGCTACCGGTTGGGTGAGCAATGTGTTGTTCGAACCCTCTGTCGGTGCCCGGATATACAAAAATATGGCAGCCCGTGAGCCTAATCTGACGGTACAATATGAGACAAAGTTTATTTCCGCAGAAAAAACGGCAACGGGCTGGAAAGTCGTGGCCGATCATAATGGAAAACAGGAGGTATTTGAAGCTGATATCCTGATCGATGCTACAGAATTGGGGGATGTGGCAAAAGCCTGCGGGGTAAAGTACGATATCGGGATTGAGGACCGGAATATCAGCGGAGAGGCCTGGGCCGGAGATAAAAACTGTGATATCATACAGGACCTGACATACGCCATGATTTTGAAAGATTATGGACCGGAAGCGGATATGACGATCGAACGTCCGGAAAATTATGATCCTTCTCTGTTTTACTGCTCCTGTAAATCCCAGAATTGTACCGATTCCGTGTTGAAACCCTGGGATTTCGATATGGTGATGCGATATGGAAAATTGCCGAATAACAAGTATATGATCAATTGGCCGATGCAGGGCAATGACTATTATACGAATATTATCGAAATGGATGAGAAAGGACGGGAAGCTGAACTGAAGAAAGCCAAACACCGTTCTTTGTGCTATTTGTATTATATGCAACATGAACTCGGAAGTAAAAATCTGGGCTTGGCGGATGATGAGTATCCGACGGAAGACTTGCTGCCTTTTATCCCGTATCACCGGGAATCCCGTCGTATACAGGGCGTGGTGCGTTTTAATGTGAATCAGATACTTCGTCCTTACGATTATACCTTGTATCGTACGGGGATTGCCGTCGGCGATTACCCGGTGGACCACCACCATCAGGCGTATCCGAATCAGGAAGAGCTGAAATCCCTGACATTCGGGCCGGTACCTTCTTACAATGTTCCGATGGGCGTATTGCTTCCCAAAGAAGTAACGGATTTGATTGTGGCAGAAAAATCGGTGTCCGTTTCCAATATCGTAAACGGATGTACGCGCTTGCAACCGGTGGTAACCCAATTGGGGCAGGCTGCCGGAATATTGGCTGCTTTGGCTGTTAAAGAAAACAGAGAACTAAGGGAGGTGACTGTGCGCGAAGTGCAGAAGGTGCTGTTGGAAAACGGTGGTTATCTGATGCCCTACATCGATTTGCCGAAGGATCATCCGCATTTCAAAGCGTTGCAGCGAATCGGAGTTTGCGGGATTCTGAAGGGAGAAGGCAGAAGTATTAATTGGGCGAATGAAACTTGGTTTAGAAAGGATGAACCTGTCGGGGTGAGTGAGTTGAGCCAGGGATTGGCCGATTTGTATCCGACGTTTAAAATGGAAGCTTCCGGGGAATATCTTTCCGTAGAAGAGACGGAGAATTTGTTGGTGGCTCTGGGGGTATTTTTGGAAAAAGAGGGAATTACGGCTGAACATATCCGGAAGGCCTGGGGAGATCTGGGACTCCGGGATTACAAGCCGAATCGCCCGGTTTCCCGGGAGGAGTTTGCCGTTTTGTTCGATCATTTTTTGACCCCTTTCGATATGATCCGTGTGGATATAAACGGGATGCCCGTGTAAATTTTCAGTGTGGCTTTATCCTAAAACGGTAAAGCCACGCTGAATTGTATGATAAAATCGGATATTTTAAATATCTGATAGATAATAGATCTATCTATTATTCTTTTTCAATAATCCATACTTATATTTTAAGATTTTGTGCCATATTCTCAGTTGATGTGAGTGTGTTAAAATTTATTTTTAAATATTTTTAAAAACATTTTCTTGAAAACATTTTATAATAAATATTTTTAATTATATTTGTCGTGTTTTTAAAATGTGTCTACTAATTGTTCGCTATTCTATGTTGTTTGTAGAAATAAAACGGTGCACATTGTAAATGTTCCATAATAATGGTCGATTTTCTTTAAGGTGATTTAATAAATAGTGTGTGGCGCTAATGGCAAGTAATCTTTTATTTGCCAGGAAATTAAGGAATAATGACAAGAAGAAAGATGAATTTTATAGACCGGTCGGTTTTCGACTAAAAAAAACGAACGTTTTAATTACAGATTTTAAATTGACGATTTTGGACTGAAAGAATTTGATGCCGAATCAGCTTGCCAGATAATCTAAAATTTACAATCTAAAATTTACAATTTATATAAACGTTTTTTGAGACTTATTATTGGTTAATGTAATAAAATTGGGATTGATGATTAAAAAATTACTACTGCCCCTTCTGATTATGTTGGTTCTTGGGGCAAAAGCAGAGGTTAAACCGAAGTACATGTGGTTTGATTGTGAGGCTAACTACAAACGTTTGAGTTATCCGGATTCGATTGCTTATTATTTAAATAAGGTAAAGAAAACCGGTTTTACGGATGTGGTGGTGGATATCAAATCCATTATGGGTGAAGTGCTTTACAAAAGTGATTATGCCCCCTACATGGGTGAATGGAAAGGCATTACGCGTGCCGGAAATTATGATATGTTGGGCATTTTTATAAAAGAGGCCCGTAAGATCGGTCTGAGGGTACATGCGTCGATGAATGTTTTTAGCGGTGGTCATAATTTCCATCAGCGAGGCATTATTTATAAAGAGCATCCGGAATGGCAGTCGCAGGTGTATTGGATCGACCGGATTATGCCTATTTCTGAAATGACCTGGAATTATAACGGGATGCTCAATCCCGCGAATCCGGAAGTTCGGAAATACGAGCTGGATATTATCAAAGAGGTTGTGAAAAAGTACAAGGACCTGGACGGAATCGTGCTGGATCGGGTACGTTATGACGGTATTACCTCGGATTTCAGTGAGTTGTCCAAAAAAGCATTCGAAAAATACGCCCGGGTAAAAGTGGAGAAATTTCCGGAAGATTTGATTTATTGGACCAAAGAAAACGGTAAGGATGTGTGGAAGCCGGGAAAACATTTTAAAAAATGGGTAGAATGGCGGTCTTGGGTGATTACTTCTTTTATGGAAGAGGTACGGAAAGAAGTAAAAAAGATCAATAGTCACCTTTTACTGGGGGATTATACGGGAGCCTGGTATCCGGTGTATTATGAGTTGGGCGTAAATTGGGCAAGCCGGAAATACGATCCTTCCAGGCATTACGATTGGGCGACGCCTTCCTATAAAAAAACCGGATATGCCCATTTGCTGGATGTATACATGACCGGTCTGTATTATAACGAAGTAACGATTGAGGAGGTGAAGCAATTGAACGAGGCGAATATGAAAAACCGCACAGAGGCAGCGATGGGAGAAGGCCGTGATTATTGGTATTCTGTAGAAGGCGGTACTCAATTGGCCAAAGAGATCGTATGCGGCGATGTGCCTGTTACGGGCAGTATTTATGTCGATCAGTACAACGGCAACCGGGAACAATTTAAGCGGGCGGTAAAAATGGCTTTGCAAAAAGGAGACGGACTTATGCTGTTCGATATCGTTCATATCATCAACAGGGATTGGTGGGATACGCTGGAAGAAGCAATTCAAGAGTCAACTAAATAAAATCCTAAATTCAATTATTAATTAAAAAACATTCCTATGAAAAGAGGCATTCTGTTTTTTCGAAATTGCCTGATAATGAGAATAGCAATATTGTCATTGTTAATGGTGTTTACTTCGGCGGGGATGGCGTTCGCGCAGTCTGTCGTCAAAGGTAAAATTACGGATAGTAAAGGAGATATTGTTATCGGTGCTACGGTAATGGTGAAAGGGACGACCATCGGAACGGCAACCGATGTGAACGGTCTTTATTCTTTGACAATTCCTGCTAATGTAAAAGGTCCGAAAATATTGTCTTATTCCTTTTTGGGGTATAAAACCCAGGAAGTAACCTTGAAGGATCAAACCGTTATAGACATTGTTTTGCAGGATGATGTAGCTAATTTGGACGAGGTTGTCGTTGTCGGTTACGGCACTCAGCGCCGGGCCAGCGTGACGGGATCGGTGGCACAGGTCGGAGGGGAAGAATTATTGCGGGCTCCGGTAGGTAATATTGCTAACCATTTGGGAGGTTTGGTTACGGGTGTTATTTCCTACCAGACTTCCGGGCAGCCGGGTAGTGACGGAGCCAGTATTATCGTTCGCGGTGCCGGAGCAAAATATATTGTGGACGGTGTACAGCGTGACTTTACTGAAATAGATCCGAATGAAATCGCGAATATTTCAGTTTTGAAAGATGCATCTTCTGCCGCTATTTACGGTTTGGATGCCAGCTCTGTGATTATTGTAACGACAAAGAAAGGAAAGGTTGCTCCTTCCAAAATAACGTTTACAGGTTCTTATGGCGTCAGCCAGAATGCGGTAATGTTGGAAATGCTGGACGGACCGGAGTATGCTTACTGGTACAATAAAGCTCGTCAAATGGACGGGAATGCTCCGGTTTTCTCCGATGAGCATGTGAAGATGATGCTGAATGGAGATGATTCCGACGGTTGGGGAAACACCAACTGGTATAAGGAAACATTTGACCTGGGACGCAATTATACTTATAATGTGAATGCCAGCGGCGGTTCTGAAAAATTACGGTATTTTGCTTCTATCGGAAGCTACAATCAGGAAGGTAATGTGAAAGGATTCAAATACAACCGTATCAATCTGCGTTCCAATATCGATGCGACTATTGCCAATAATCTGGATTTGACGGTAGGTATTGCCGGTCGTATTGAAAAGCGGAGACAACCCGGTTTTTCGGCCAATCCGGGAGATTGGAATAACATTCCGCAACAGGCTATGCGTGCTCATCCTTATGCACCCAAAATGTATCACGGTCTGCCGGTGTCTACCAGAACGGCCAGTACGTGGGTAAGTCCCGAGGCTGCAACAGAGCTCTCCGGTTATAATAAAAACCGTAAAATGGTTGTGGAAACGAATTTGGCCTTGAATTACAATGTGCCCTGGGTAAAAGGATTGAAAGCTAAATTTATGGTGGCTTATGATGCGGCTTATAATCTGTCAAAAGCTTTTTCTACGCCTTACAGAACGATGATTGCTACGCGTCCGGGTTCTGTAAATGACAATATTCAATATACGGAAGCCTGGGATCCCAGAAACTACGCGATAAAAGAGAAGTCGGAAGGATATGCCTTGTCTGAAGGAACGACTCATTATGAGCATATTACGACCAATACCAGTTTGAATTACGATAATCAATTCGGTAAGCACAAAGTGGCGTTTATGGCATTGATGGAAACTGTTCAGAAAAAAGGAAACGATATGAGCGGCTATGTGACCGGTTTTAATTTTGCCGGTATGGATGAACTTTCGCAATCTGTCAATAAAGGCACCGATAAATCTTCGGTAGCCGGTAGCAGTTACGATCAGCGGAATGTCGGATTTGCAGCCCGTTTGAATTACGATTATGACAATCGTTATCTGGCAGAGCTGGCTTTCCGTTATGACGGCAGCTATAAATTCGGCGGTATGAAGAAAGGCAACCGTTGGGCTCCGTTCCCTTCTGCTTCTTTGGGTTGGAGAATGTCGGAAGAACAATGGTTTAAAAAAGCATTGCCTTATGTAGATAACCTGAAGTTGAGAGGAAGTGTGGGATTGACGGGTATGACGGAAGGTATAAATGCTTATATGGACTTGTCAACCCTGAAGCCGCTGGATGCTCCGGCTGCTGTGATCGGAGGACAGGCTGTCAGCGGATTGATGACCAATGTCGTTCCTAATTTCAATTTGACCTGGGCCAAGGGTTTACAATATAACGGTGGTATCGAATTATCGATGTGGGGTGGTAAACTGGGTCTGGAAGTGGATGTATTCTATAAATACCTTTACGATATGTTGAGTAAGGTTACGGGTGGGTTCCCCGATTCATGGGGTGGTTACCACCAGACTTATGAAAACAAGAACAAACAGGAACATAAAGGTTTTGAATTTGTGTTGAGCCATAGTAACCGGATCGGAGATTTCGCTTATAAGGTAGCTTTGAACGGAACGTATACGAAGCGGATTTGGTTGAGGTATACGGACGACATCAATACCCCTGATTACTTGAAATTAACGGGTAAAGAAGTGGGTAGTCAGATCGGATTTATTGCTTTGGGCTTGTATCAAAACCAGGAGCAAATTGATAATTCGGCTATGTTGCCCGGTGATGAAGGAAAATTGCGTCCGGGAGATATTATTTACATGGATAGAAACGGGGACGGTAAGATCACTTATGACCAGGACCGTGGTTATGTCGGTAAGAATGCTTATCCGAAGTTTGTCGGTGGCTTTACCTTTAACGGATCCTGGAGAGGTATCGACCTGTCGTTTATGTTCCAGGGAGCATTGGGACGGGATGTGGCGTTGACCGGAGTTTATGAAGGTGTCGGTATGGATAATTCCTCAATGACGTTGTCTTTTTACCACGATGCAAATTCTCCCCGCTATTTGGTCGAAAATGCCTGGACGGAAGATAACCGGGGTGCTAAATTACCTCGCTTGACAATCGATTCCCCGACAACGCATAATGCATATTCTTCTACATTCTGGTATAAAAACGGGGATTATCTGCGTTTGAAAAATATGCAGATCGGTTATACTTTCCCGCAAAAATGGATGAATGCCGTGGGTATTTCCAATTTAAGAGTGTATGTGGAAGGGGAAAATCTGTTTACAATCAGTGAACTGCAGAAATACAATATCGATCCGGAACAACCGAATGTATCCAACGGATATTATCCGCAACAACGGATATTCTCTGTAGGCGTTAATTTGTCGTTCTAATTAAAATAGTCGAATATTATGAAATATACAATATTAAAATTAGCTGTACTGGTCGGGATGATCGGATTTTCAGGGTGTACGGATTTTATGGATACGACACCGACCGACCGGGTATCCGATAAAATGATTTGGCAGGATGAGGCGAGTGCGAATCTTTACCTGAATACATTTTATGCATATATCGATCGTTACGGGGTGTTCGGGAATGCCCAGTTTAACAGTAATTTGACGGAAGGACTGACCAATACCTTTAAGTACGGGTCGGTATCGATGGGGGCTTTGGCCGGGGATGCCAACTATTATGTATTCAATCCCGCGCTTATATCGCCGGATCAGAATCTGTTGGGCACCTGGGGGGCAACCTATGAAAGAATCCGGAGGATTAACGAATTTTTGGCTACAATGCAGAAATACTCTACGTTTTCTACGGACGTAAATGCGAAATTAGAGGCTCAGGCTCGTTTTTTCAGGGCATATCTTTATTTCCAACTGGCAAAACGGCATGGAGGTGTGATTTTGTATACGGATTTGAATATGTCGAAAAACAAGAATCGCAGTACGAAAGAGGAAACCTATGATCTGATTGAGAAAGATCTGGATTATGCTGCCTCTGTGTTACCGAAAGAATGGGGGGCAGAAAATAGAGGCCGGATCACCAAGGGGGCTGCATTCGCTTTTAAATCCAGGGCAATGCTTTATGCAGAACGCTGGGATAAGGTGAAAGCCAGTGCCGACTCGGTATTTAATTTGCAGATGTACAGTTTGACCGATGCTTATGGGGATGCCTGGAAAGGCGGCAATTCGGAAGCTATTCTGGAATACGAATATTTGAGGACGGGACCGTCTCATGGATTCGACAAATCATATGCACCTTTTGGAGAAATTGAAAATGGCGGAGGCAGCGGAACTCCGACACAGGAAATGGTGGAGTCGTATGAGAAAGCGGATGGTACTCAGGTAGACTGGAGTCCTTGGCATGTTGCAGACGGTACGACTGTTCGGCCGCCGTATGAAGAACTGGAGCCTCGTTTTCAGGCTACGGTTATCTATAACGGATGCGAATGGAAAGGCAATACGATGGAAAATAGCGTCGGCGGAACGAAGGGAAGATTCCTGGAGTACGGTAACGACCCTTATTGTCAGGGAAAAACGACAACGGGGTATTATCTGCGGAAGTTGATGGATGAAACGCATACGGATTATA
It encodes the following:
- a CDS encoding FimB/Mfa2 family fimbrial subunit, producing the protein MKRIPIYYLFIFLFFCFSCSEDMPEECIIPESTITETFFLPTSVIAFMDVYEDPFRMRTTAAVSDVVSQIRYIIYNESGDRVQEEVLTETEIESGFRVTLPAGEYRMCVLGEGRVVNYTPVGYPPVEVQAEPALGDIWVAAEQRSRAAVYHDYFFAGLSFTAGSPGVKSVVLRRITGLVQVDMKKVAPDIVLHTISIGFSVNRMYNNFHTDGRYSCSGQFTESTSPYAIFHTLRHNPETGYYEGVYFPTLPDNFDCTLIISYRQNGRVRNRRILLSDLPVKANQRTRLSLVLE
- a CDS encoding OmpP1/FadL family transporter, whose amino-acid sequence is MRKLMIWALACILGNSVFAEGYQVNVLSAKQTGMGHVGTGMKLGAESMHFNPAGLVWLNNHMDISVGVSAVAAKAKYTHDGYSAKTDNPLSTPLYAYAGYRIYDNLAAGISLTTPYGNGLKWPKNWAGVNLIQDISLRSYVLQPTLSYKITDKLSVGVGLMLAIGNVNLSRALMSTADFQMIGNIIEQLPLPEEQKKYFVETIRDNKFPPAAATLDGKAGVRAGFNIGVLYDISDKVSVGISYRSKIKMRVKEGDASLDYANRAVEDLMGTLGKLAPMFAVPKYDQGSFRAELPLPSNTTIGVSYRPTNRWELALDLQYVGWNAYDSLNVYFNEPELGISPIKAKKDYKNTIIARIGAEYKATDRLDVRAGVYFDQSPIRKNNYNPETPGMNKIGMSAGLSFEPYKNLQFDFAFLYIQGIGRDGSYTYNNIVIPTQIDTFSGHYTSSAITASLGVSYKF
- a CDS encoding DUF5009 domain-containing protein encodes the protein MCADKRAYSLDALRGYAILTMILSATIAFGILPGWMYHAQVPPPDHHFDPTVYGITWVDLVFPFFLFAMGAAFPFSIGKKLAGGVSRVCLLKAALLRGGQLTFFAIYIQHLYPWTLSSPQDSRAWLISLGGFVLLFPMFMRLPFKLPEWGHRAVKAGAFLVGALILVNLSYAGGREFSFGYSNIIVLVLANMAVFGSCIYILTFGKPWVCVGVLPFVMAVFLGSTTEGSWVKVLFDYTPVPWMYHFNYLKYLFIVIPGIVAGEYLQEWMRQASSSKDNRRKCVPVCLIILTLGLIVGNLCGLYARWLLVNLCVTVLLLIFGLLLLRKGAGDYERLWKKLFYTGGYLLLLGLFFEAFEGGIRKDHSTYSYYFVTSGLAFMALLFFNIMCDYYPYRKALKFLIMAGQNPMIAYVATSLVVMPLLGLLGMTPYLELLDNNAWLGFLKGIVLTMLSAGVAVLFTRIRWFWRT
- a CDS encoding DUF4434 domain-containing protein encodes the protein MEKGSNNRRDFLKKMACGASAFMLPSMLSASEGHVDLEKLGAMESGSRASEKLDNKRFETPGIFKGMPIKATFLDEVSWDIPHQNWGIKEWDADFRAMKRMGIDTVVMIRSGLGKWIASPFDSLLATEDVYYPPVDLVELFLTLADKYDMKYFFGMYDSGKYWIEGSFQKEIDLNMRLIDEVWKKYGHHRSFQGWYLSQEISRRTKNMSKIYAEVGKHAKAVSGNLTTLVSPYIHGVKTDQVMSGDQAISVQQHEAEWNEILDNVKGAVDILAFQDGQVDYHELPGYLEINKKLADKYGMHCWTNIESFDRDMPIRFFPIKWEKLLLKLEAARKAGMENAITFEFSHFMSPNSAYLQAPCLYERYCEHFGIKL